In a genomic window of Paramicrobacterium chengjingii:
- a CDS encoding acetyl/propionyl/methylcrotonyl-CoA carboxylase subunit alpha: MMFQTVLIANRGEIAVRIISTLRRLGIRSVAVYSDADARAPHVRAADKAVRLGPARASESYLNIERVIDAARRSGADAVHPGYGFLSENSRFASACEAAGLTYIGPDPKATEIMGDKIRAKQRVEADGVAGIPGHAAPGMSDEQLVGAANEIGYPVLVKPSAGGGGKGMIDVRRPEDMPEALSAARRVASAAFGDDTLFIERLITSPRHIEVQVLADTFGTVLHLGERECSLQRRHQKVIEEAPSSLLDPATRERIGRAACDVARSVDYTGAGTVEFLVSADAPDEFFFMEMNTRLQVEHPVTEAVTGVDLVEQQLRIAAGEPLMIAQEDISLTGHAVEARLYAEDSNFLPQAGTVEYAAFPPDVRVDSGIEQGTVVGSDYDPMMAKIIAYDDTRERAFERLGRALEETVIFGVTTNTSFLHALVTDAEVRAGTMTTTTIDSRVVEGEGDAVTDRIWSAIALAAHEARWRDSGTNPWAAPSGWRLGADARAIDTRMRHGGDERTVAVSGHPQNARIDGRAASIHGVGLERQIGIDGETSNVKVMRVGESMWIHDGTAAREFSVVDRDSARAARTDSSLAEPELRSPMPGTIVAVRVADGDTVAAGDTVLVIEAMKMEHRIIAPLAGTVTLAASRNQTVAKDAIVATIVALDSEDSAEESHKDAQQERGNA, translated from the coding sequence ATGATGTTTCAGACCGTATTGATCGCGAACAGAGGCGAGATCGCCGTCCGTATCATCAGCACGCTGCGGCGTCTCGGCATTCGCTCTGTCGCCGTGTACAGCGACGCCGACGCTCGGGCTCCTCACGTGCGCGCGGCAGACAAAGCTGTGCGGCTTGGTCCCGCTCGAGCATCCGAAAGCTATCTGAACATTGAGCGTGTCATCGATGCCGCGCGTCGCTCTGGCGCCGATGCCGTGCATCCCGGTTACGGATTTCTCTCGGAGAACTCTCGCTTCGCCTCCGCGTGCGAAGCCGCGGGCCTCACGTATATCGGTCCCGACCCGAAAGCGACCGAGATCATGGGCGACAAAATTCGGGCGAAGCAACGTGTCGAGGCCGACGGCGTCGCCGGGATTCCGGGGCACGCCGCACCCGGTATGTCTGACGAACAGCTTGTCGGGGCCGCCAACGAGATTGGATACCCGGTGCTCGTGAAGCCTTCCGCGGGCGGCGGAGGCAAAGGCATGATCGACGTGCGCCGGCCAGAAGACATGCCGGAGGCACTCAGTGCAGCTCGACGCGTGGCGTCTGCCGCGTTCGGCGATGACACTCTGTTCATCGAGCGACTGATCACTTCGCCCCGGCACATCGAGGTGCAGGTGCTCGCCGACACGTTCGGTACCGTGCTGCATCTGGGGGAGCGAGAGTGCTCACTGCAACGGCGGCACCAGAAGGTCATCGAGGAGGCTCCCTCGTCGTTGCTCGACCCGGCGACACGGGAGCGGATCGGGCGCGCGGCGTGCGACGTCGCGCGGAGCGTCGACTACACAGGAGCGGGCACTGTGGAGTTTCTCGTGTCAGCTGACGCACCGGATGAGTTCTTCTTCATGGAGATGAACACCCGTCTTCAGGTGGAGCATCCGGTGACCGAAGCGGTGACAGGCGTCGATCTGGTTGAGCAGCAGCTCCGCATCGCAGCGGGTGAGCCGCTGATGATCGCGCAGGAGGACATTTCGCTGACCGGTCATGCCGTTGAGGCGCGCCTCTACGCCGAAGACTCCAACTTTCTGCCACAAGCTGGAACCGTCGAGTATGCTGCGTTCCCCCCTGATGTTCGTGTCGACAGCGGAATCGAGCAGGGAACCGTCGTCGGCTCCGACTACGACCCGATGATGGCGAAGATCATCGCGTACGACGACACACGCGAAAGGGCATTCGAAAGACTCGGTCGCGCCCTCGAGGAGACCGTGATCTTCGGCGTCACAACAAACACATCGTTTTTGCATGCTCTCGTCACTGACGCGGAGGTGCGCGCCGGAACGATGACCACGACAACGATCGACTCACGAGTTGTCGAAGGTGAGGGCGACGCTGTCACCGATCGTATCTGGTCTGCCATTGCGCTAGCCGCACACGAGGCACGCTGGCGAGACAGCGGAACAAACCCGTGGGCAGCTCCCAGCGGATGGAGGCTCGGCGCCGACGCTCGAGCAATCGATACCCGGATGCGGCACGGCGGCGACGAGCGCACGGTCGCCGTCTCGGGGCATCCGCAGAACGCGCGCATCGATGGTCGCGCCGCGAGCATTCACGGTGTCGGACTCGAGCGGCAGATCGGAATTGATGGAGAAACGTCGAACGTCAAAGTCATGCGCGTCGGTGAGAGCATGTGGATTCACGACGGCACTGCCGCCAGAGAATTCTCCGTCGTCGACCGAGACAGCGCACGGGCGGCACGAACAGACAGCTCTCTTGCTGAACCAGAGCTGCGCTCTCCCATGCCAGGAACGATCGTTGCCGTACGTGTTGCAGACGGAGACACGGTCGCCGCGGGTGACACGGTGCTCGTGATCGAGGCGATGAAGATGGAACACAGGATCATCGCGCCTCTCGCCGGAACAGTAACCCTTGCAGCATCCCGCAATCAGACTGTGGCGAAAGACGCCATCGTCGCGACAATCGTTGCCCTCGACTCCGAGGACAGCGCAGAAGAGTCCCACAAGGACGCACAACAAGAAAGAGGGAACGCGTGA
- a CDS encoding carboxyl transferase domain-containing protein, producing MHTLTTAIDPTSDEAQRNAAAQIALVGELRERLRVARLGGNERARERHVERGKLLPRDRIDRLLDEGSPFLEVAPLAADGLYDGASPGAGVVAGVGVVHGRHVMIICNDATVKGGTYYPMTVKKHLRAQEIAGQNKLPCISLVDSGGAFLPMQDDVFPDRDHFGRIFYNQARMSAAGIPQIAAVLGSCTAGGAYVPAMSDETVIVREQGTIFLGGPPLVKAATGEIVSAEHLGGGDTHSRISGVTDHLAEDDDDALRIVRDIVSTLPENPAPAWSVGESIEPVVDAESICDVVPVDLHETYDVREVIARIVDASEFHEFKREYGVTLVTGFARIHGHPVGIVANNGVLFSESALKGAHFIELCDQRGIPLVFLQNISGFMVGREYEEGGIAKHGAKMVTAVATTRVPKLTVVIGGSFGAGNYSMCGRAYSPRFLWMWPAARISVMGGQQAAEVLATVKRDGMTKRGEHWADDEEHAFRQPIRDQYEKQGNPYYSTARLWDDGIIDPAQTRTVLGLALDVSARSPLDESGFGLFRM from the coding sequence ATGCACACTCTGACCACAGCTATTGACCCGACATCCGACGAGGCACAGCGCAACGCCGCGGCACAAATAGCGCTCGTCGGCGAGCTCAGGGAGCGGCTGCGGGTCGCTCGGCTTGGAGGCAACGAGCGGGCGCGAGAGCGCCACGTTGAGCGGGGCAAACTCCTTCCTCGCGATCGCATCGATCGGCTTCTCGACGAGGGGAGCCCGTTTCTCGAGGTGGCGCCACTTGCTGCTGACGGCCTCTACGACGGTGCATCGCCAGGAGCCGGTGTTGTTGCAGGCGTTGGCGTCGTGCATGGTCGGCACGTGATGATCATCTGCAACGACGCGACGGTCAAGGGTGGTACCTACTATCCGATGACAGTGAAAAAGCATCTTCGTGCGCAGGAGATTGCCGGGCAGAATAAGCTTCCCTGCATCAGTCTTGTCGACTCGGGTGGGGCTTTTCTGCCCATGCAGGACGACGTGTTTCCCGACCGCGACCATTTCGGCCGGATCTTCTACAACCAGGCGCGAATGTCGGCAGCGGGAATTCCGCAGATTGCTGCTGTGCTCGGCTCATGCACAGCGGGAGGAGCGTATGTGCCCGCGATGAGCGACGAGACCGTGATCGTGCGCGAACAGGGAACAATCTTCCTTGGCGGACCGCCGCTTGTGAAAGCGGCAACGGGTGAGATTGTCTCGGCAGAGCACCTGGGTGGCGGAGACACCCACTCGCGCATCAGCGGAGTAACGGATCATCTTGCCGAGGATGATGATGACGCGTTGCGTATCGTGCGAGACATCGTGAGCACACTTCCCGAGAACCCAGCACCTGCCTGGTCTGTCGGAGAGAGCATTGAGCCTGTCGTTGATGCCGAGTCGATCTGTGACGTTGTACCGGTAGATCTTCACGAGACCTACGACGTGCGCGAAGTAATTGCTCGCATCGTCGATGCCAGTGAGTTTCACGAGTTCAAACGTGAATACGGTGTCACGCTCGTGACGGGCTTCGCACGCATCCATGGGCATCCCGTGGGAATCGTCGCAAACAACGGTGTGCTGTTCTCCGAGTCTGCGCTCAAGGGTGCGCACTTCATCGAGCTCTGCGATCAGCGTGGAATTCCTCTGGTGTTTCTGCAGAACATCTCGGGATTCATGGTGGGACGCGAATATGAGGAAGGCGGCATCGCCAAGCACGGCGCCAAAATGGTCACGGCCGTTGCCACCACCCGGGTTCCCAAGCTGACGGTTGTGATCGGTGGATCGTTCGGCGCCGGCAACTATTCGATGTGCGGACGTGCGTATTCGCCTCGCTTCCTGTGGATGTGGCCCGCAGCCCGCATCTCGGTGATGGGAGGGCAGCAGGCCGCCGAAGTGCTGGCAACGGTAAAGCGCGACGGCATGACGAAACGAGGCGAACACTGGGCGGATGACGAAGAGCATGCGTTTCGGCAGCCGATTCGCGATCAGTATGAGAAGCAGGGAAATCCGTATTACTCCACTGCCCGCCTCTGGGACGACGGAATCATCGACCCGGCGCAGACCCGAACGGTACTCGGCCTCGCTCTTGACGTGAGTGCACGAAGCCCGCTTGATGAATCCGGCTTCGGCCTGTTCAGGATGTGA
- a CDS encoding SACE_7040 family transcriptional regulator, whose protein sequence is MSEKPHGRSDAKNKRRHSLLDAAAALFSEHGFNGVSMEDLGTAVGVSGPAVYRHFPSKQAVLAELLIGVSTALLEGGSIETQRAPKGDLALRALIEFHVDFAIRNTDVIRVHDRDRSALSPQDAHTVRLLQRQYVELWVSLLERLSPEADVAELRVRAHAAFGLMNSTPYSVRHRGAANTDRLRALLERMSYAALTS, encoded by the coding sequence ATGTCAGAAAAGCCACACGGGCGCAGCGACGCGAAGAACAAGCGAAGGCACTCGCTGCTTGATGCCGCGGCCGCCCTGTTCTCAGAACACGGTTTCAACGGCGTTTCAATGGAAGACCTTGGAACTGCCGTCGGCGTTTCCGGGCCGGCAGTCTACAGACATTTCCCCAGCAAACAGGCAGTCCTCGCCGAATTGCTCATCGGTGTCAGCACTGCCCTGCTCGAGGGCGGTTCGATCGAGACACAGCGCGCACCGAAAGGCGACCTCGCACTGCGTGCCCTGATCGAATTTCATGTCGACTTCGCCATTCGCAACACAGACGTCATCCGCGTGCATGACCGCGATCGCAGCGCCCTCTCACCACAGGACGCACACACGGTTCGGCTCCTCCAGCGACAGTACGTCGAGTTGTGGGTATCGCTTCTCGAACGACTTTCTCCCGAAGCAGACGTTGCGGAGCTGCGGGTACGCGCACACGCAGCCTTCGGCCTCATGAACTCGACGCCGTACTCCGTCCGCCATCGCGGTGCGGCGAATACGGATCGTCTGCGGGCACTGCTCGAACGCATGAGCTACGCCGCCCTCACGAGCTGA
- a CDS encoding dihydrolipoamide acetyltransferase family protein, whose product MSIKDFLLPDLGEGLTESEIASWKIAEGDAVEVNQVIAEIETAKALVELPSPFDGTIRKLYAQEGTTVQVGEPIIAFELEGGDDGPEGSGVKEEREPVLVGYGPKKEGGAAPKRRRRSWDETTATGIQTLKEAVEPDAAQATPALETAGPASGTGRRERPRTTPPVRIFARECGVDLTGVDGTGAGGLITRADVQRAAESGAAETAPEQTMTDAGRHGDVRIPIKGVRKATAAAMTASAFTAPHASEFITIDVTRTSELVTRLRSQHPKTRITIMSVISKAMLLAAKRTPSVNAYWDEDAQQIIEFGHINLGVAAATERGLVVPVVKNADALALLDLADAISTLVTTAREGRTQPADMSGGTITLTNVGVFGVDAGTPILTPGQSAIVAAGAVRRRPWEYNDEVALRDVMTLSMSFDHRIVDGEQASRFLVDVARVLEDPGTALTLL is encoded by the coding sequence ATGAGCATCAAGGATTTTCTTCTGCCTGACCTCGGCGAAGGCCTCACAGAGTCAGAGATCGCCAGCTGGAAGATCGCCGAGGGCGACGCCGTCGAGGTTAACCAGGTGATCGCGGAAATCGAGACGGCGAAGGCCCTTGTCGAGCTCCCGTCGCCTTTCGATGGCACGATTCGAAAGCTTTACGCCCAGGAAGGCACGACAGTGCAAGTTGGCGAGCCCATCATCGCTTTCGAACTCGAGGGCGGTGACGACGGGCCTGAGGGCAGCGGAGTGAAGGAAGAGCGCGAGCCGGTGCTTGTGGGCTATGGTCCAAAGAAAGAAGGCGGCGCTGCACCGAAGCGCCGGCGGCGGTCGTGGGACGAAACGACAGCGACCGGCATCCAGACGTTGAAAGAGGCGGTAGAACCGGATGCCGCTCAGGCTACGCCCGCCCTCGAAACCGCCGGGCCGGCATCGGGCACCGGTCGCAGAGAGCGACCGAGAACGACGCCGCCGGTTCGCATCTTCGCCCGGGAGTGCGGCGTCGACCTGACCGGGGTCGACGGCACGGGGGCAGGCGGCCTCATCACGAGGGCCGATGTTCAGCGGGCGGCTGAGTCGGGTGCCGCCGAGACGGCACCTGAGCAGACGATGACCGACGCCGGACGCCACGGGGATGTTCGCATTCCGATCAAGGGCGTTCGAAAGGCGACAGCTGCGGCGATGACGGCATCGGCGTTCACCGCTCCACACGCGAGCGAGTTCATCACCATTGATGTGACGCGCACGAGCGAACTCGTCACACGGTTGCGATCGCAGCATCCGAAAACCCGCATCACCATCATGAGCGTCATCTCAAAGGCAATGCTGCTCGCGGCGAAGCGAACGCCGTCAGTAAACGCGTACTGGGACGAGGATGCACAGCAGATCATCGAATTCGGTCACATCAATCTTGGCGTAGCAGCGGCGACCGAGAGAGGGCTCGTCGTGCCCGTCGTGAAGAACGCAGACGCACTGGCGCTGCTTGACCTGGCCGACGCGATCAGCACGCTCGTGACGACCGCGCGCGAGGGCAGAACGCAGCCAGCCGACATGTCGGGCGGAACAATAACATTGACGAATGTCGGTGTTTTCGGTGTGGATGCGGGAACACCCATCCTCACTCCGGGACAATCAGCGATCGTTGCGGCGGGCGCGGTGCGCCGACGGCCGTGGGAGTACAACGACGAGGTTGCGCTGCGAGACGTGATGACCCTCAGTATGTCGTTCGATCATCGCATTGTCGATGGTGAGCAAGCGTCGCGCTTTCTTGTCGATGTGGCACGTGTTTTGGAAGACCCAGGCACGGCGCTCACGCTCCTCTGA
- a CDS encoding alpha-ketoacid dehydrogenase subunit beta — MAGQKTADTAETVHTLTLSKSINEGLRRALSDNEKVVLMGEDIGDLGGVFRVTDGLKAEFGPSRVIDTPLAEAGIIGTAVGLAYRGYRPVCEIQFDGFIYPGFDQIVAQVAKLHARTSGDVRMPITIRVPFGGGIGSVEHHSESPEAYFAHTAGLRVVSCSNPQDAYSMLRQAIASDDPVLFFEPKRRYWMKGEVNLEQTPERSLSSARVLTSGTDVTLVTYGPLVPTAMDVAAAAAEDGISVEVIDLRSLQPVDFDAVVASVRVTGRLVVTHEAQRFAGLGAEIAATITERCFEYLEAAPERVTGFDTPYPPAAFEDQFLPDLDRILDAVDRAMGRRNSLSDWRFDG; from the coding sequence ATGGCCGGGCAGAAGACAGCAGATACGGCAGAAACCGTGCACACCCTCACCCTGTCGAAGTCGATCAATGAAGGCCTGAGGCGAGCACTTTCTGACAATGAGAAGGTTGTGCTCATGGGGGAGGACATCGGAGACCTCGGAGGAGTCTTTCGCGTCACCGATGGACTTAAAGCCGAGTTTGGGCCGAGTCGAGTTATTGACACGCCGCTCGCAGAGGCGGGCATCATTGGTACCGCTGTCGGGCTTGCCTATCGCGGGTACCGGCCGGTGTGTGAAATTCAGTTTGACGGCTTCATCTACCCCGGATTCGACCAGATAGTCGCCCAGGTAGCGAAACTGCATGCTCGGACGTCGGGAGACGTGCGTATGCCGATTACGATCCGAGTGCCGTTCGGGGGTGGAATCGGCTCGGTTGAGCATCACTCCGAATCACCGGAAGCCTACTTTGCGCACACCGCCGGTTTGCGCGTCGTGTCCTGCTCGAACCCGCAGGACGCGTACTCGATGCTCCGGCAGGCGATCGCGAGCGACGACCCCGTGCTCTTTTTCGAGCCGAAGCGTCGCTACTGGATGAAGGGCGAGGTTAATCTCGAGCAGACCCCGGAGCGTTCTCTCAGCTCAGCGCGCGTGCTGACGAGCGGAACAGATGTGACACTCGTCACGTACGGGCCGCTTGTGCCAACGGCGATGGACGTTGCCGCCGCTGCAGCCGAGGACGGCATCTCTGTTGAGGTCATCGATCTGCGCTCACTTCAACCCGTCGACTTCGACGCCGTCGTCGCGTCAGTTCGCGTGACGGGTCGGCTCGTCGTCACCCACGAGGCGCAGCGGTTCGCCGGGCTGGGAGCAGAGATCGCCGCGACAATCACCGAACGCTGCTTTGAATACCTGGAAGCAGCGCCCGAACGCGTCACAGGGTTTGACACGCCATACCCTCCGGCAGCGTTCGAAGACCAGTTTCTGCCTGATCTTGACCGCATTCTCGATGCGGTCGACCGGGCGATGGGCCGTCGAAATTCGCTGAGTGACTGGAGGTTCGACGGATGA
- the pdhA gene encoding pyruvate dehydrogenase (acetyl-transferring) E1 component subunit alpha — protein sequence MLLTHSGEYVQLLTPRGERVDAPGFDPWVADIGSAELRSLYEDMLISRRLDTEATALQRQGEIGLWPPLLGQEAAQVGSAHALRQSDFVFGSYRENAVAYCRGVDLTTMISVWRGNANAGWNPYDISMAAPAIIIGAQSLHAVGYAMGCNFDRSDDISIAYFGDGATSQGDVNEAMVFAASFSAPVIFFCQNNHYAISEPVGVQTTKPIADRAPGFGIPSIRVDGNDVLAVFAATAIAADRARSGNGPTYIEAVTYRMGPHTTSDDPTRYRPEAELEEWRAKDPLDRVKRYLINAGALDDAQLQEIDDHADEVAKDLRAAIRALPEPDPLSFFDTVFAEPNAHLARQRSQHAAYLAAFDGGER from the coding sequence ATGCTCCTCACACACTCAGGGGAGTATGTCCAACTGCTCACTCCGCGCGGAGAACGCGTGGATGCCCCGGGTTTCGACCCGTGGGTTGCCGATATCGGCTCGGCCGAATTGCGCTCGCTGTACGAAGACATGCTCATCAGCCGGCGCCTCGATACCGAAGCTACGGCGTTGCAACGTCAAGGCGAGATCGGTCTGTGGCCGCCACTTCTCGGCCAGGAAGCCGCACAAGTAGGCTCTGCCCATGCGCTGCGTCAAAGCGACTTTGTTTTCGGCAGCTACCGCGAAAACGCCGTCGCATATTGTCGCGGAGTCGACCTCACCACGATGATCTCTGTGTGGCGCGGAAACGCGAACGCCGGCTGGAACCCGTACGACATCAGCATGGCCGCGCCGGCGATCATCATCGGAGCGCAGAGCCTTCATGCCGTCGGCTACGCCATGGGCTGCAACTTCGACCGCTCCGATGACATCTCGATAGCCTACTTCGGCGACGGTGCGACCAGCCAGGGAGACGTCAACGAGGCGATGGTGTTCGCGGCGAGCTTTTCAGCTCCCGTGATCTTCTTCTGCCAGAACAACCACTACGCCATTTCCGAGCCTGTCGGCGTTCAGACGACGAAGCCGATCGCCGATCGTGCGCCGGGCTTCGGCATTCCCAGCATCCGTGTCGATGGAAACGACGTGCTCGCGGTCTTCGCCGCGACAGCCATTGCCGCAGATCGAGCGCGGTCGGGAAACGGGCCGACCTACATTGAGGCGGTCACGTACCGCATGGGGCCGCACACGACGAGTGACGATCCGACGCGGTACCGGCCGGAAGCTGAACTCGAAGAATGGCGCGCGAAAGACCCCCTTGACCGTGTCAAGCGTTACCTGATCAACGCCGGAGCGCTTGACGATGCGCAGCTGCAGGAGATCGACGATCACGCTGATGAGGTTGCGAAGGACCTGCGTGCAGCGATTCGAGCGCTTCCCGAGCCGGATCCGCTTTCGTTCTTCGACACCGTTTTCGCGGAGCCCAACGCACACCTCGCTCGCCAGCGCAGCCAACACGCCGCATACCTGGCGGCTTTCGACGGAGGTGAGCGCTGA
- a CDS encoding polyribonucleotide nucleotidyltransferase, with the protein MEGPEITAAEAVLDNGRFGKRTIRFETGRLAQQSQGAVAAYLDDETMILSATSAGKHPKDNFDFFPLTVDVEERSYAAGKIPGSFFRREGRPSTDAILVCRLIDRPLRPSFVNGLRNEVQIVITVLSIAPGEFYDALAINAASASTQISGLPFSGPIAGVRLALIPGNGQGEDQWVAFPNAEQVEQAVFDLMVAGRVIKNADGTDDVAIMMVEAEATEHSFDLIKAGAVKPNEEIVAGGLEAAKPFIAELVRAQSEMASHAAKEIKDYPVFLPYTDEVLAAVEALASDELSKIYQIADKLERQDADDALKDRVKEAIAAKVEAGELFAEATAQVSAAYKSVTKNIVRGRILSEGVRMDGRGLADIRPLDAEVQVIPRVHGSAIFQRGETQIMGITTLNMLKMEQQIDSLSPQTHKRYMHHYNFPPYSTGETGRVGSPKRREIGHGFLAERALAPVLPSRDEFPYAIRQVSEALGSNGSTSMGSVCASTLSLLNAGVPLKAPVAGIAMGLVTDEVDGQTRYAALTDILGAEDALGDMDFKVAGTSEYVTAIQLDTKLDGIPASVLAAALTQAKDARTQILQVLNAAIDAPDEMAPTAPRVISVQIPVDKIGELIGPKGKTINGIQDETGADISIEDNGTVFIGAVDGPSAEAARAQVNAIANPTNPEVGDQFLGTVVKIAAFGAFISLLPGKDGLLHISEVRKLAGGKRVGAVEDVLGVGQKILVEVTKVDDRGKLSLQPVIADEDADSGAESPDEES; encoded by the coding sequence TTGGAAGGTCCAGAAATTACTGCTGCCGAGGCCGTCCTCGACAATGGGCGCTTCGGAAAGCGCACTATTCGTTTCGAGACGGGCCGTCTCGCTCAGCAGTCACAGGGCGCCGTCGCCGCCTACCTTGACGACGAAACAATGATTCTTTCGGCCACGTCGGCTGGAAAGCATCCGAAAGACAATTTCGACTTCTTTCCCCTGACCGTTGACGTGGAAGAGCGCAGCTACGCTGCCGGAAAGATCCCCGGATCGTTCTTCCGTCGCGAAGGCCGCCCGTCGACGGATGCAATCCTCGTCTGCCGCCTGATCGACCGACCACTGCGTCCGTCGTTTGTCAACGGCCTCCGCAACGAGGTGCAGATCGTGATCACCGTGCTGTCGATCGCACCGGGCGAGTTCTATGACGCGCTTGCGATCAACGCGGCCTCGGCCTCGACACAGATCTCGGGCTTGCCGTTCTCCGGACCCATTGCCGGTGTGCGTTTGGCGCTCATCCCCGGCAACGGCCAGGGCGAGGACCAGTGGGTGGCATTCCCGAACGCCGAGCAGGTTGAGCAAGCGGTCTTCGACCTCATGGTCGCCGGACGCGTCATTAAGAATGCCGACGGTACCGATGACGTCGCCATCATGATGGTGGAGGCTGAAGCCACGGAGCACAGCTTCGACCTGATCAAAGCTGGTGCCGTTAAGCCGAACGAAGAGATCGTCGCTGGCGGACTCGAGGCGGCAAAGCCATTCATCGCCGAGCTGGTGCGCGCACAGTCAGAGATGGCATCGCACGCGGCAAAGGAGATCAAGGACTACCCGGTATTCCTTCCGTACACCGACGAGGTGCTCGCAGCGGTCGAAGCGCTGGCATCAGATGAGCTGTCGAAGATCTACCAGATCGCCGACAAGCTCGAGCGCCAAGACGCAGATGACGCACTGAAGGATCGCGTCAAAGAGGCGATCGCAGCCAAAGTCGAGGCCGGAGAACTTTTCGCCGAGGCAACGGCACAGGTCTCTGCCGCGTACAAGTCGGTGACAAAGAACATCGTTCGCGGCCGCATCCTCTCGGAGGGCGTGCGCATGGACGGACGTGGACTTGCGGACATCCGTCCGCTCGACGCCGAAGTTCAGGTCATCCCTCGTGTTCACGGATCGGCGATCTTCCAGCGTGGAGAGACTCAGATCATGGGCATCACAACGCTGAACATGCTCAAGATGGAGCAGCAGATCGATTCGCTGTCTCCGCAGACGCACAAGCGCTACATGCACCACTACAACTTCCCGCCGTATTCGACGGGAGAGACGGGTCGTGTCGGTTCGCCCAAGCGTCGTGAGATCGGTCATGGATTCCTCGCCGAGCGTGCGCTAGCGCCCGTTCTGCCGAGCCGCGACGAGTTCCCTTACGCGATTCGCCAGGTGTCCGAGGCTCTCGGATCGAACGGCTCGACGTCGATGGGCTCCGTGTGTGCGTCGACGTTGTCGCTGCTCAACGCTGGTGTTCCGCTCAAGGCTCCCGTCGCCGGAATCGCCATGGGACTCGTCACCGACGAAGTGGACGGTCAGACGCGCTATGCGGCACTGACCGACATTCTCGGAGCCGAAGACGCTCTCGGCGACATGGACTTCAAGGTCGCGGGAACAAGCGAGTATGTGACGGCAATTCAGCTCGACACGAAGCTCGACGGCATCCCTGCCTCCGTGTTGGCCGCAGCCCTCACGCAGGCGAAGGACGCGCGCACGCAGATTCTGCAGGTGCTGAATGCCGCGATCGATGCTCCGGACGAGATGGCCCCGACGGCTCCGCGCGTGATCAGCGTGCAGATTCCCGTTGACAAGATCGGTGAGCTGATCGGCCCGAAGGGCAAGACGATCAACGGCATCCAGGACGAGACGGGAGCCGACATTTCGATTGAAGACAACGGCACCGTGTTCATCGGGGCTGTCGATGGTCCGTCTGCTGAGGCTGCACGCGCTCAGGTCAACGCCATCGCCAACCCGACAAACCCTGAGGTCGGCGACCAGTTCCTCGGAACTGTCGTGAAGATCGCGGCGTTTGGTGCGTTCATCTCGCTGCTTCCGGGCAAGGACGGACTGCTGCACATCTCGGAGGTCCGCAAGCTTGCCGGCGGCAAGCGAGTGGGAGCAGTCGAAGATGTTCTCGGCGTCGGACAGAAGATTCTGGTTGAGGTGACGAAGGTGGACGACCGCGGCAAGCTGTCGCTCCAGCCCGTTATCGCAGACGAGGACGCCGACTCCGGTGCCGAGTCACCGGACGAAGAGAGCTAA